From the genome of Turicibacter faecis, one region includes:
- a CDS encoding Fic family protein produces MFTLLDEKKQLLDNKRPLSREVLTNLKKYFDVEFTYNSNAIEGNTLTITETKVILEDGLTIGGGKSLREHLEVLNHKEAIDYIQDVVSKEFDLSERVFRDLHHIILKSIDNSNAGVYRKANVLISGSMHRPPEYFLVEDKMRELLDWYDENKETMHPVKLAALFHFKYVYIHPFIDGNGRSARLLMNLILLRNGYPLTVIRNTDRVDYMSALEKASTTGNTDDFVEFIAQAVDRSFDTYLYLIG; encoded by the coding sequence ATGTTTACGTTATTAGATGAAAAGAAACAATTGTTAGATAATAAGCGTCCTTTAAGTAGAGAGGTTCTAACGAATTTAAAGAAATATTTTGATGTTGAATTTACCTATAATTCAAATGCCATTGAAGGAAATACATTAACGATTACTGAAACAAAAGTAATCTTAGAAGATGGTCTAACAATAGGTGGAGGCAAAAGTTTAAGAGAACATCTCGAAGTTTTAAACCATAAAGAAGCTATTGATTATATACAAGATGTCGTTAGTAAAGAGTTTGATTTATCAGAAAGAGTCTTTCGAGATCTTCATCATATTATTTTAAAGAGCATTGATAATTCAAATGCTGGTGTTTATCGAAAAGCAAATGTATTAATCAGTGGTAGTATGCATCGACCACCAGAATATTTTCTTGTAGAAGATAAAATGAGAGAGCTATTAGATTGGTATGATGAAAATAAAGAAACAATGCATCCCGTAAAATTAGCAGCATTATTCCATTTTAAATATGTTTATATCCATCCTTTTATAGATGGAAACGGCAGATCAGCGAGATTATTAATGAATTTAATTCTACTAAGAAATGGATATCCACTAACTGTTATTAGAAATACTGACCGTGTAGATTATATGAGTGCATTAGAAAAAGCGAGTACGACTGGTAATACGGATGATTTTGTTGAATTTATTGCACAAGCAGTAGATAGAAGTTTTGATACTTATTTATATTTAATAGGGTAA